The following are encoded together in the Ictalurus punctatus breed USDA103 chromosome 1, Coco_2.0, whole genome shotgun sequence genome:
- the tecrl2a gene encoding very-long-chain enoyl-CoA reductase isoform X3 produces MKQVEILDDKTKEQLCFLDKQVEYHSTIGDIKGLFHRVYPHWYPARQALKLHPKSGELRDDELLQNLPVGLTATLYFRDLGPRFGWTMVFLLEYVGPLLIYLLFYFRLPYIYTHPHTLTPPGPDPAVSLACVCHSLHYIKRLMETVFVHRFTHGTLPLGVIIRNCVYYWGFAAWLAYYINHPLYTPPSYGRPQIGCALVMFTLCEVGNFSIHWSLNTSGGDAGDKYRSFPHPSKNPFTWLFFFVSCPNYTYEVGVWVSFSIMTQCVPVAVFTLIGFVQMTIWAKWKHKAYTREFKDYPTLRMSILPFIL; encoded by the exons ATGAAGCAG GTGGAGATTTTGGATGATAAAACCAAAGAACAGCTGTGTTTTCTGGACAAG caggTTGAGTATCACTCAACTATTGGTGATATTAAAGGACTTTTTCACAGAGTGT ATCCACACTGGTATCCAGCGAGACAAGCGCTCAAACTCCATCCCA AATCAGGCGAGCTCAGAGACGATGAGCTTTTACAGAATTTACCGGTTGGTCTGACGGCCACGCTGTATTTCCGAGACCTCGGCCCTCGTTTCGGCTGGACCATG GTGTTTCTGTTGGAGTATGTAGGACCGCTCCTGATTTACCTGCTCTTCTATTTCCGACTCCCCTACATCTACACTCATCCACACACCCTCACTCCACCCGGCCCCGACCCTGCGGTCAG tctggcgtgtgtgtgtcattCTCTCCATTACATTAAGAGACTGATGGAGACAGTGTTTGTGCATCGTTTCACCCATGGCACTTTGCCTCTAGGGGTCATCATAAGA AACTGTGTGTATTACTGGGGTTTTGCTGCGTGGTTGGCGTATTACATTAATCACCCACTTTACACTCCACCAT CATACGGACGGCCACAGATCGGCTGCGCGCTCGTGATGTTCACG ctGTGTGAGGTGGGAAATTTCTCTATCCACTGGTCACTCAACACCTCAGGAGGAGACG CAGGAGATAAATATCGAAGTTTCCCTCATCCCTCTAAAAACCCCTTCACTTggctcttcttctttgtttcCTGTCCCAATTATACATACGAG GTTGGAGTGTGGGTGAGTTTCTCCATCATGACTCAGTGTGTTCCAG TCGCTGTCTTCACGCTGATCGGATTTGTTCAGATGACGATATGGGCAAAGTGGAAGCACAAAGCCTACACCCGGGAATTTAAGGACTACCCTACTCTCCGTATGTCCATCCTCCCGTTCATCCTCTGA
- the tecrl2a gene encoding very-long-chain enoyl-CoA reductase isoform X1 has protein sequence MSVLLQVEILDDKTKEQLCFLDKQVEYHSTIGDIKGLFHRVYPHWYPARQALKLHPKSGELRDDELLQNLPVGLTATLYFRDLGPRFGWTMVFLLEYVGPLLIYLLFYFRLPYIYTHPHTLTPPGPDPAVSLACVCHSLHYIKRLMETVFVHRFTHGTLPLGVIIRNCVYYWGFAAWLAYYINHPLYTPPSYGRPQIGCALVMFTLCEVGNFSIHWSLNTSGGDAGDKYRSFPHPSKNPFTWLFFFVSCPNYTYEVGVWVSFSIMTQCVPVAVFTLIGFVQMTIWAKWKHKAYTREFKDYPTLRMSILPFIL, from the exons ATGTCTGTGCTCCTTCAGGTGGAGATTTTGGATGATAAAACCAAAGAACAGCTGTGTTTTCTGGACAAG caggTTGAGTATCACTCAACTATTGGTGATATTAAAGGACTTTTTCACAGAGTGT ATCCACACTGGTATCCAGCGAGACAAGCGCTCAAACTCCATCCCA AATCAGGCGAGCTCAGAGACGATGAGCTTTTACAGAATTTACCGGTTGGTCTGACGGCCACGCTGTATTTCCGAGACCTCGGCCCTCGTTTCGGCTGGACCATG GTGTTTCTGTTGGAGTATGTAGGACCGCTCCTGATTTACCTGCTCTTCTATTTCCGACTCCCCTACATCTACACTCATCCACACACCCTCACTCCACCCGGCCCCGACCCTGCGGTCAG tctggcgtgtgtgtgtcattCTCTCCATTACATTAAGAGACTGATGGAGACAGTGTTTGTGCATCGTTTCACCCATGGCACTTTGCCTCTAGGGGTCATCATAAGA AACTGTGTGTATTACTGGGGTTTTGCTGCGTGGTTGGCGTATTACATTAATCACCCACTTTACACTCCACCAT CATACGGACGGCCACAGATCGGCTGCGCGCTCGTGATGTTCACG ctGTGTGAGGTGGGAAATTTCTCTATCCACTGGTCACTCAACACCTCAGGAGGAGACG CAGGAGATAAATATCGAAGTTTCCCTCATCCCTCTAAAAACCCCTTCACTTggctcttcttctttgtttcCTGTCCCAATTATACATACGAG GTTGGAGTGTGGGTGAGTTTCTCCATCATGACTCAGTGTGTTCCAG TCGCTGTCTTCACGCTGATCGGATTTGTTCAGATGACGATATGGGCAAAGTGGAAGCACAAAGCCTACACCCGGGAATTTAAGGACTACCCTACTCTCCGTATGTCCATCCTCCCGTTCATCCTCTGA
- the tecrl2a gene encoding very-long-chain enoyl-CoA reductase isoform X2, whose amino-acid sequence MSVLLQVEILDDKTKEQLCFLDKQVEYHSTIGDIKGLFHRVYPHWYPARQALKLHPKSGELRDDELLQNLPVGLTATLYFRDLGPRFGWTMVFLLEYVGPLLIYLLFYFRLPYIYTHPHTLTPPGPDPAVSLACVCHSLHYIKRLMETVFVHRFTHGTLPLGVIIRNCVYYWGFAAWLAYYINHPLYTPPSYGRPQIGCALVMFTLCEVGNFSIHWSLNTSGGDGDKYRSFPHPSKNPFTWLFFFVSCPNYTYEVGVWVSFSIMTQCVPVAVFTLIGFVQMTIWAKWKHKAYTREFKDYPTLRMSILPFIL is encoded by the exons ATGTCTGTGCTCCTTCAGGTGGAGATTTTGGATGATAAAACCAAAGAACAGCTGTGTTTTCTGGACAAG caggTTGAGTATCACTCAACTATTGGTGATATTAAAGGACTTTTTCACAGAGTGT ATCCACACTGGTATCCAGCGAGACAAGCGCTCAAACTCCATCCCA AATCAGGCGAGCTCAGAGACGATGAGCTTTTACAGAATTTACCGGTTGGTCTGACGGCCACGCTGTATTTCCGAGACCTCGGCCCTCGTTTCGGCTGGACCATG GTGTTTCTGTTGGAGTATGTAGGACCGCTCCTGATTTACCTGCTCTTCTATTTCCGACTCCCCTACATCTACACTCATCCACACACCCTCACTCCACCCGGCCCCGACCCTGCGGTCAG tctggcgtgtgtgtgtcattCTCTCCATTACATTAAGAGACTGATGGAGACAGTGTTTGTGCATCGTTTCACCCATGGCACTTTGCCTCTAGGGGTCATCATAAGA AACTGTGTGTATTACTGGGGTTTTGCTGCGTGGTTGGCGTATTACATTAATCACCCACTTTACACTCCACCAT CATACGGACGGCCACAGATCGGCTGCGCGCTCGTGATGTTCACG ctGTGTGAGGTGGGAAATTTCTCTATCCACTGGTCACTCAACACCTCAGGAGGAGACG GAGATAAATATCGAAGTTTCCCTCATCCCTCTAAAAACCCCTTCACTTggctcttcttctttgtttcCTGTCCCAATTATACATACGAG GTTGGAGTGTGGGTGAGTTTCTCCATCATGACTCAGTGTGTTCCAG TCGCTGTCTTCACGCTGATCGGATTTGTTCAGATGACGATATGGGCAAAGTGGAAGCACAAAGCCTACACCCGGGAATTTAAGGACTACCCTACTCTCCGTATGTCCATCCTCCCGTTCATCCTCTGA